A genomic segment from Coregonus clupeaformis isolate EN_2021a unplaced genomic scaffold, ASM2061545v1 scaf0440, whole genome shotgun sequence encodes:
- the LOC121542985 gene encoding tumor necrosis factor receptor superfamily member 14-like, which yields MARLECKTEEYLHDASGVERCCERCHKGQYVRTDCGKSTKTECETCQHEYYTAELNSLKKCLPCRVCHSSNNQRVWSECEASRDRQCVCVTGFYCTDDGCEHCLPVTLCPLGSGVVKEATPHNDTVCAPCLPGTYNNISDAITRCQTHTRCGDLGREVKSAGTETTDAVCDAISISRCHWILPTSLWAGLVVTSLLIIILICIYWRAKRQSYMPANSSGPGIPVEPAPPSFAPAELKFPTECNSHWSLDQKCTEALFINTAVIQVNGCTSDCEVEANSSTITMTASERFSQSDHSNGMRGNVIRPSRYLSEPQEDEWPGT from the exons ATGGCTAGATTGGAATGCAAAACTGAGGAATACCTTCATGATGCTTCTGGGGTGGAAAGGTGCTGTGAGCGTTGTCATAAAG GACAGTATGTTCGCACCGACTGTGGCAAGTCTACAAAAACAGAGTGTGAAACCTGTCAACATGAATACTACACTGCTGAATTAAACTCCTTGAAAAAATGTTTACCCTGTAGGGTCTGCCATTCCA gtaATAACCAGAGGGTATGGAGTGAGTGTGAAGCCAGTAGGGAcaggcaatgtgtgtgtgtgactggtttCTACTGTACGGACGATGGATGCGAACACTGCCTACCCGTGACCCTGTGCCCTCTGGGGTCAGGGGTCGTGAAAGAAG CCACCCCCCACAATGACACAGTCTGTGCCCCGTGCCTACCTGGGACCTACAACAACATCTCCGATGCCATCACACGCTGCCAAACACACACCAG gtgtggGGACCTAGGGAGGGAGGTGAAAAGTGCTGGGACTGAGACGACCGATGCTGTGTGTGATGCCATATCTATATCTC ggtgtCACTGGATACTGCCTACCAGTCTGTGGGCGGGACTAGTGGTGACCTCACTCCTCATCATAATCTTGATCTGCATCTATTGGAGGGCCAAGCGTCAATCTTACATGCCAG ccaACTCCAGTGGTCCTGGTATTCCTGTAGAGCCTGCACCTCCTTCCTTCGCTCCAGCTGAGCTCAAGTTCCCCACAGAGTGCAACAGCCATTGGAGCCTGGACCAGAAATGTACTGAGGCACTCTTCATCAACACAG CTGTTATTCAGGTTAACGGCTGTACGTCAGACTGTGAAGTTGAGGCCAATAGCTCCACCATAACAATGACAGCGTCAGAGCGATTCAGCCAATCGGATCACAGTAATGGAATGAGAGGAAATGTCATCAGACCCTCCCGCTACCTATCAGAGCCACAGGAAGATGAGTGGCCAGGGACATAA